From one Spiroplasma endosymbiont of Panorpa germanica genomic stretch:
- a CDS encoding ABC transporter ATP-binding protein, with product MSKKQKHEFKTPEIRQEFDILNEKLENNVITDKEHTDKIAKLIKKDLQLSRPQGAFFPMVIRYFKKEAFLATIIIVLSIISVLCSIAIPLLVKQMTTDIMIRYNPALGADDFWGLHWQTTLSIALGIVLGSALISYGSQYFSVLMGKKIEIDLRNLSLEALVRQDISYYSDKKIGEIITKVISDTQIVGDQAVQVPVTLINAFLTMIGASIMMFIFEATLAASVLGMFFLILLAMAISFAFTKKRYTKVREVVTDINGDVTDRIGAIRLIKASGTENYETERFYELHKKYYKESVKMGKVQALMITILFSGISFIQFISIGVAMLKYGNAGAEGVAFFTVTFASFTMAQGIMTGPLFQVVMASVGIAQASVASTRVDSTIKSNSIMDPHYKDGVDIDSIQGDIVFKGVSFAYPEKPTKTILPKFDFTFKKGRSYAFVGETGSGKSTISRLLLRYYDPTEGEILINKNINLKDVNLSSYLFNIGYVEQDPQIIYGNVYDNVSYGRFGATNEEVMEACKKAELHDLIMTWPDGYNTILGERGFMLSGGQKQRMIIARMFLKDPQILILDEATSALDNIVEKEIQEKLELLMVGRTTVSIAHRLSTIKNADEIIVLGADGAGIVQTGTFETLKKQPGHFKKLYEAGLMD from the coding sequence ATGAGTAAGAAACAAAAACATGAGTTTAAAACACCAGAAATTCGTCAAGAATTTGATATTTTAAACGAAAAACTAGAAAATAATGTAATTACTGATAAAGAACATACTGATAAAATCGCTAAGTTAATTAAAAAAGATCTGCAATTAAGTCGTCCTCAAGGCGCTTTTTTTCCGATGGTAATACGTTATTTCAAAAAAGAAGCCTTTTTGGCAACAATTATTATCGTTTTATCAATAATATCTGTGCTTTGTTCAATTGCAATTCCACTTTTAGTGAAGCAAATGACAACTGATATTATGATAAGATATAACCCAGCCCTAGGAGCGGATGACTTTTGGGGGCTTCATTGACAAACAACTCTTTCAATCGCCCTTGGAATAGTGTTAGGAAGTGCTTTAATCAGTTATGGATCACAGTACTTTTCGGTTCTAATGGGTAAAAAAATTGAAATTGATTTGAGAAACTTATCACTAGAAGCTTTAGTGCGTCAAGATATCTCATATTATTCAGACAAAAAAATTGGAGAAATCATTACTAAAGTAATTTCTGATACTCAAATCGTGGGAGATCAAGCAGTTCAAGTACCAGTTACTTTGATAAATGCTTTTCTAACAATGATTGGGGCATCAATTATGATGTTCATCTTTGAAGCAACCCTAGCAGCTAGTGTATTGGGAATGTTCTTCTTAATATTATTAGCAATGGCAATTTCTTTTGCCTTTACAAAAAAACGTTATACAAAAGTTAGAGAAGTAGTTACTGACATCAATGGAGATGTTACTGACCGAATCGGAGCAATTCGCTTAATAAAAGCTTCGGGAACAGAAAATTATGAAACTGAAAGATTTTATGAGTTACATAAAAAGTATTATAAAGAATCTGTAAAAATGGGTAAAGTTCAAGCATTAATGATTACAATATTATTTTCAGGAATCAGCTTTATTCAATTTATATCAATCGGAGTTGCCATGCTAAAATATGGAAACGCAGGAGCAGAGGGAGTTGCCTTCTTCACTGTAACATTTGCATCATTTACAATGGCACAAGGAATTATGACTGGACCACTATTTCAAGTGGTAATGGCTTCGGTGGGAATCGCCCAAGCCTCGGTTGCTTCAACCAGAGTTGATTCAACTATTAAATCAAATTCAATTATGGATCCTCACTATAAAGATGGTGTTGATATTGATTCAATTCAAGGAGACATTGTTTTCAAAGGTGTTTCATTTGCCTATCCCGAAAAACCAACAAAAACTATTTTACCAAAATTCGACTTTACCTTTAAAAAAGGTCGAAGTTATGCTTTTGTTGGAGAAACCGGAAGTGGGAAATCAACAATATCACGACTACTATTAAGATACTATGACCCAACTGAAGGAGAAATCCTAATAAACAAAAATATCAACCTAAAAGATGTAAATTTATCAAGTTACTTATTTAATATTGGATACGTTGAACAAGATCCCCAAATAATTTATGGTAATGTTTATGACAACGTTTCTTATGGAAGATTTGGTGCAACTAATGAAGAAGTTATGGAAGCCTGTAAAAAAGCTGAACTTCACGATTTAATAATGACATGACCTGATGGCTATAACACTATTTTAGGTGAACGTGGATTTATGCTATCTGGTGGACAAAAACAAAGAATGATTATTGCTAGAATGTTCTTAAAAGATCCCCAAATATTAATTCTAGATGAAGCCACAAGTGCTCTAGATAATATTGTTGAAAAAGAAATTCAAGAAAAACTTGAATTACTAATGGTAGGAAGAACCACTGTCTCAATCGCTCACAGACTAAGCACAATAAAAAATGCTGATGAAATTATTGTTCTAGGAGCAGATGGTGCAGGAATTGTTCAAACCGGAACTTTTGAAACCTTAAAAAAACAACCAGGACACTTCAAAAAACTTTATGAAGCTGGACTAATGGATTAA
- a CDS encoding PD-(D/E)XK nuclease family protein, with protein sequence MKLKEYYLNPQVILLEENHQYLNTKTNEVINLPSVSELINYFYPFNAELVDQEILQAAISKGVCVHNNLSQYLKGIEQHYCYHSLQGNAIRTHVNEYNWIKNKLNKIKEIDVFSELSLSNGKFNGTFDLLYIDVNKKWHLVDFKTTSKLNPEKEILQLKLYEILILDIFPEVGKVDFFEVFNSRNEAHYIFSEEQIQQAESQIHELKKVPEYKNCF encoded by the coding sequence ATGAAATTAAAAGAATACTATTTAAATCCTCAAGTGATTTTGCTTGAAGAAAACCACCAATACTTAAATACAAAAACTAATGAAGTTATCAATTTACCTAGTGTAAGTGAATTAATCAACTATTTTTACCCATTTAATGCAGAATTGGTGGATCAAGAAATCTTGCAAGCAGCTATTAGCAAAGGAGTTTGTGTCCATAATAATCTAAGTCAATACTTAAAGGGCATTGAACAGCACTATTGCTACCATTCTTTACAAGGAAATGCTATTAGAACCCACGTTAATGAGTACAATTGAATTAAAAATAAGCTTAATAAAATAAAAGAAATCGATGTTTTTAGTGAATTATCCCTTTCTAATGGTAAATTTAACGGTACTTTTGACCTTCTTTACATAGATGTAAACAAAAAATGACACCTAGTTGACTTTAAAACTACATCAAAATTGAATCCAGAGAAGGAAATCTTGCAGTTAAAACTTTATGAAATTCTAATTTTAGACATTTTCCCAGAAGTTGGCAAAGTGGACTTTTTCGAAGTTTTTAACAGTCGTAACGAGGCTCACTACATATTTAGTGAAGAGCAAATTCAACAAGCTGAATCTCAAATCCATGAGTTAAAAAAAGTTCCTGAATACAAAAATTGCTTTTAA